The genomic segment GGTGTGGCTACACACTTGAGATAAGGTCCCAGGTTCGTTAACACAGTTTCAGTAGATGGCCGCTGTTGGCGCTGAACAATTAGGTTGAAATCGAATACTGGCAACTTTCGGcagttttgagttttgagttttcatcttttcagtCTCAGCAGCATGGTCTCAGTCGTGGGTTTCACTGTTCCCATGTGTTTGTCACTTCCGTGATTCAAGAGAATTGGAcatgttggaggaggaggacatcAATCATAATTGTAATTGCAGAGGTTATGAGGTAATAAGCTTTAGATAGCCAAATgtcatttcttaaatttaaaagattgtTCATCTTTCTTACATGAGGTGAACACGGAGTTGcagaaagccaagaaaaaagattacTTGCTGAAGCGACACAATCTTGAAATCGATGATGAGCCCCTCAGCCCTTTTCAAGAACAAAATTGTAACATGAGCATTGAGGACGTAGTTAATGgtatgtgtgtgctgtgtgacatttttttttctatgtagCCTATATTCTCATGAATCTTTATGACGTAGGTATCAACAGTGGTGAAGAAAGCAAGGAAATGACTGCAACCCATGCTGCAAGTAAAATCCTCACCAGGGAATGTGAGCCGCCCATTGACATCCTCATCAATGCCAATGTTGTTCCGAGGCTGGTAGAATTCCTTAGTCGTGTCAACAAGTATGTTGTGTCTTTACTTGGTCTCCAAACATTCCTtgtgacatttttgttttagccaTCATCTTCAGTTAGAGTCAGCAAGGGCTCTCACCAACATTGTGTCAGGAACATCTGATCAGACCAAAGCTGTTGTCAACGCTGGGGCTGTTGCTGGTTTTGTGTCTTTGTTGGGTTCATCTCATCCAGTTGTGGCCTTACAAGCTGTCCGTGCTCTCGGCATTATTGCTATAGATGGACCAGAGCTAAAAAAACATATTACGGACCAAGGCGCTCTTAATCCCTTAATCAACTTGATTAAATTGGACACTTCATCAGTAAgtcatttttacatttatctttgtgaatatttaaaaatttattttattattagactACATTATTGCGCAGTGTAGCTTGGACTTTGTCCAACTTGTGTCGTAACGAGGGCAGTCCACTCAGTATCTATACAGTTCGACAGCTTCTTCCCGCCCTGGCCCACCTTCTCAACACCAACGACAAGGATATTCTCGCCGCCGCTTCCATGGCTCTGTCGAATCTCACTTGcgtcctttgttgttgttacaaaaaaatccaagatGCTGTCGACGCCGGAGTCGTCCCTTGGCTCGTGGCTTTGATGGGTCACCATGAAGAGGCCGTTATCACTCAAAGTCTGAGGAtaataaacaacatttttgtcATGTACCACGGCAATTCTGGTCTGACCAAAGCATTTTTAAGTTCGTCTTCTGGGCTAATTGCTGTGTTGGGTTCACCTCATTCAGCTGTGGCTGAAGTAGCTTTCCTGGTTCTCGGATTTATTGCATATGACGAGCCAGAGCTAAGAGATTTGGTTATTGAGCAAGGAATTCTTAAGCCATTGCTCAACTTAATTAAACTCGACACTCCAgtaagttcttttttaaaaatcaacctTTATGAAAATTTACAATTGATTGCATTATTAGGTTGAAGTTTTGCGCAGCGTAACTTGGACTTTTTGGAACATATGTTATAATCCTCCCAGTATCCCTGTAGTGCGACAGCTTCTTCCCGCCCTGGCCCACCTTATCCAAATCGACGACGAGGAGATTCTCACCGCCGCTTGCCAGACTCTGTCTTTCCTGACTTACTCCGACGAACAAATCCAAGAAGTTGTCGACGCCGGAGTCGTCCCTCGGCTCGTCACTTTGTTGGACCACAGTGAAGTGATCGTCATTCAACCCGCTCTGAATACAATACGTGACATCCTTAGCAGCAGAAATATTGAAACCGATTCCGTCCTTGCTGCTGGTGCCTATCCGTTGCTGGCCAAATTGCTTGTCCATTCTGATTTGGACATCGTCGAAAAGGCTGCCCGTATCGTGTCTTACATTGCTGCAGGCAATGCCACCCAGATTCAAGCTCTCATTACCAACAACGTTATTCGTCCGTTAGTGGACGTGCTGGGCAATGGCGACTTCAAATGCCAAAAGGCAGCAGCTTTGGCCATTACCAACATCACTATGGgtaatttatttaagttttactggtgttgattaatttttaaatgctgtcttttaaatttcaggtGGCAATGTCGAGCAGATCGCCTTATTGTGTCAGTTTGGTGCCGTTGCTCCGCTGTGCACTTTGCTGGAGACCAAGAAACCCAAGACTATCGTGGTCGTATTGGATTGCTTAGCTAATATTTTGGCGGCTGCCAAGAAAATGGGCGAGCTGGAGAAAGTTTCTCTTGACGTAAGAGTGTGTGGTGGCTTGGATTTAATCGAAGTTCTGGTTATCCACAACAATGTTGATATTTCTCACAAGTCGCTGGCTGTTCTGAAGCAGTATTTCTCCACTGAcgtaaattattttatattatggcttattttccgtttttttttttcatgattaCCAGTTTACCACAATTGTTCACATTTGTATTTGTGTTGACAACTTGACCGTTACTGAGATTTtagaaaactatttttatttttaaatttattttttcattttgatttaattagttttttgtttgtattttttacttttgacagAGGGATGAAGATTCTGAGTTGGCGCCATCGATATCGCAGAGTGGCAATTACGAATTCAACACCCAGCCATTTCAAACCCCCGAAGGAGGTTTCTCATTCTAAATTTTGTAAatctaaaattcttttttctgcaTATACAACGGTCAATATATTCTTCACTTCTTCCCCATCCTAACCATGAGTTTTGGCCTTTtcttaagtttttttcaaattgttttttaattgaatgttGCCATGCACGAcgtcttctttcctctttctctaCAAAACAACTTGATCAACTGTGCATTTGATTCGTTTGATTTTGTCGTGctggttttttttgtattgtgaATTTGTCTCCTTATTGCAGGTCGTCGGTTGCTCAcagttttttaatgtttatttgTCGTTGATATTTAATTTGCTGGTAACCTTGGCCGTGGACAAACGAAAATCTTGCTCACAAGTTGGTGTTACCTACACCAGATGACTCTTACGATGTCattgttgaaaagaaatacaagattCACGGTGGGTAACTGGGtatcaattatttgttgttaatGATCCTATGTGTCAACCGTTGTAAATCAAGAATATTCCTTCcataaacaaaatgtaaatttcatttcatagtTCAACAATTTCTTATGCGCAATAGCTTTAGCTCTTTACATCGATTACGAAAAAATCCCCTGCCTCATTAAATGACCGACGAGAAAATCATCTCAAAGAACAACGCACCCAGCACATATACCGCAAGCTATTTGCATAGCCTCCGCAACACTCCGCAGATTAATTCTAAAGATTATACAGTTTCGGCCTGTCTCTTCGGGCAGAAAGCCCCGAATGACTTGTTCTTCATTATCAAATCACGCCGGTGCACAATGCGATGGTGCGGTGTTcgtaaaattaaaactaaaacaaaaacgaccAAGTTAtatctcccttttttctaagCTGTCGCCTTGTTTCTTGTTTATGTGTAAATGTCTGCGCCAATAAATGCGCGCGTTGTATACAACTTTGCACATTAATGCGCAACTCGCCGACTGCTGTTAACAATTAAAAAGTATATCTTTGGCTATAGCTATATGATGCCcgttaacaaaaataaaccctGATGGGCTATATAAAATGCatgttttgttgtgtgtctgGTTACAGCACATCAGACTGAACTTGTTGTCGAgtatttttccttctcatcttcctcctcctgtctgttgtgtttttgttttgtgttgttgtttgtgtatAGAGACGTGAACactgttttgttgttgctgctgctgctggtgagcGCGGTTTAGAGCTTATCTAATTTTCCCGTGGCGTTGAGTAGGCGTGTCGCCGTGTCTCATCCATCTCCAGAGtatttaaaagagaaacacaCGAGAGAGAATGAGAAAAAGGAATCCAGCGCGCGCACGTATATAGCTCCACAGTATATAAGAGTATAGAGTATCCCCTCAAGACGTTCCAAATCCATGTATACAATACGAACATCTAAATACATTACGAGCGTGCATAAAGACCTGGCGTGAAGCAACTCAAttaaatctcttcttcttttcttttctcgtccCTCCTATGCTGTAGCCTATATAGTTGGGATTGTAATATCTCTCCGTCTATTCGCCGGATAAGCGATGCGCACGATGCCGCGCCGTTTTATATAT from the Daphnia pulex isolate KAP4 chromosome 1, ASM2113471v1 genome contains:
- the LOC124197442 gene encoding importin subunit alpha-5-like isoform X1, with amino-acid sequence MLEEEDINHNCNCRGYEEVNTELQKAKKKDYLLKRHNLEIDDEPLSPFQEQNCNMSIEDVVNGINSGEESKEMTATHAASKILTRECEPPIDILINANVVPRLVEFLSRVNNHHLQLESARALTNIVSGTSDQTKAVVNAGAVAGFVSLLGSSHPVVALQAVRALGIIAIDGPELKKHITDQGALNPLINLIKLDTSSTTLLRSVAWTLSNLCRNEGSPLSIYTVRQLLPALAHLLNTNDKDILAAASMALSNLTCVLCCCYKKIQDAVDAGVVPWLVALMGHHEEAVITQSLRIINNIFVMYHGNSGLTKAFLSSSSGLIAVLGSPHSAVAEVAFLVLGFIAYDEPELRDLVIEQGILKPLLNLIKLDTPVEVLRSVTWTFWNICYNPPSIPVVRQLLPALAHLIQIDDEEILTAACQTLSFLTYSDEQIQEVVDAGVVPRLVTLLDHSEVIVIQPALNTIRDILSSRNIETDSVLAAGAYPLLAKLLVHSDLDIVEKAARIVSYIAAGNATQIQALITNNVIRPLVDVLGNGDFKCQKAAALAITNITMGGNVEQIALLCQFGAVAPLCTLLETKKPKTIVVVLDCLANILAAAKKMGELEKVSLDVRVCGGLDLIEVLVIHNNVDISHKSLAVLKQYFSTDRDEDSELAPSISQSGNYEFNTQPFQTPEGGFSF
- the LOC124197442 gene encoding importin subunit alpha-5-like isoform X2 translates to MLEEEDINHNCNCRGYEVNTELQKAKKKDYLLKRHNLEIDDEPLSPFQEQNCNMSIEDVVNGINSGEESKEMTATHAASKILTRECEPPIDILINANVVPRLVEFLSRVNNHHLQLESARALTNIVSGTSDQTKAVVNAGAVAGFVSLLGSSHPVVALQAVRALGIIAIDGPELKKHITDQGALNPLINLIKLDTSSTTLLRSVAWTLSNLCRNEGSPLSIYTVRQLLPALAHLLNTNDKDILAAASMALSNLTCVLCCCYKKIQDAVDAGVVPWLVALMGHHEEAVITQSLRIINNIFVMYHGNSGLTKAFLSSSSGLIAVLGSPHSAVAEVAFLVLGFIAYDEPELRDLVIEQGILKPLLNLIKLDTPVEVLRSVTWTFWNICYNPPSIPVVRQLLPALAHLIQIDDEEILTAACQTLSFLTYSDEQIQEVVDAGVVPRLVTLLDHSEVIVIQPALNTIRDILSSRNIETDSVLAAGAYPLLAKLLVHSDLDIVEKAARIVSYIAAGNATQIQALITNNVIRPLVDVLGNGDFKCQKAAALAITNITMGGNVEQIALLCQFGAVAPLCTLLETKKPKTIVVVLDCLANILAAAKKMGELEKVSLDVRVCGGLDLIEVLVIHNNVDISHKSLAVLKQYFSTDRDEDSELAPSISQSGNYEFNTQPFQTPEGGFSF